A single window of Malus sylvestris chromosome 5, drMalSylv7.2, whole genome shotgun sequence DNA harbors:
- the LOC126621479 gene encoding phytolongin Phyl1.1-like isoform X2, which translates to MGSVQNTVYYCCVSRGNRILYVHSSGDGEIDNLASLCLEKTPPFHRWYFETVGKRTYGFLIEDAYVYFTIVDDSLGNTGVLQFLEHLRDEFKKVSRKGSRGSLSSVMSSVGIQEQLVPVIHRLITSLENVSHGGSNWTAEASPSLHAGLSPSPSSANGQIEVANSTKAPLLGKSSKQDKKKAKEHVIAMRDIELEEHRKSTDRGVSIDSANSGSNNQAGAGSSIALQKDLGSMRIRSGSQSIRKKWCRQVRIVLAVDAAVCVILFVIWLWICHGIECIR; encoded by the coding sequence ATGGGTTCCGTTCAAAATACAGTTTACTACTGTTGTGTGTCAAGGGGTAACCGGATCCTCTACGTGCATAGTAGCGGAGATGGTGAAATTGACAACTTGGCTTCTTTGTGTTTGGAAAAGACTCCTCCTTTTCATAGGTGGTATTTTGAGACGGTTGGTAAAAGGACTTATGGTTTCTTAATTGAAGATGCCTATGTTTATTTCACAATTGTTGATGATAGTTTGGGGAATACCGGGGTTCTTCAGTTTTTAGAGCATTTGAGAGACGAATTCAAGAAGGTATCCAGGAAGGGTTCAAGGGGAAGTTTGTCGAGTGTTATGAGTTCTGTTGGCATACAAGAACAGCTAGTTCCTGTTATCCACCGCTTGATCACCTCCTTGGAGAACGTTTCTCACGGTGGTAGCAATTGGACAGCTGAAGCTTCTCCATCACTTCATGCTGGTCTTTCTCCATCACCAAGTAGTGCCAATGGTCAAATTGAAGTTGCCAATTCTACAAAAGCCCCTCTCTTGGGGAAGTCCAGCAAGCAAGACAAGAAGAAGGCTAAAGAGCATGTGATTGCAATGAGAGACATCGAGTTGGAGGAACATAGGAAATCTACGGATAGAGGAGTCAGTATTGACTCAGCTAATTCGGGTTCCAATAACCAAGCTGGAGCAGGTTCTTCAATTGCATTACAAAAGGATTTGGGATCAATGAGGATTAGGTCAGGTTCTCAAAGCATTCGAAAGAAGTGGTGCCGCCAAGTGCGAATTGTCCTTGCCGTTGATGCAGCTGTTTGTGTTATACTGTTTGTGATTTGGTTATGGATTTGTCATGGTATCGAGTGCATCCGTTGA
- the LOC126621479 gene encoding phytolongin Phyl1.1-like isoform X1, with product MLKACLFRRLQVELRINSNGVLVMGSVQNTVYYCCVSRGNRILYVHSSGDGEIDNLASLCLEKTPPFHRWYFETVGKRTYGFLIEDAYVYFTIVDDSLGNTGVLQFLEHLRDEFKKVSRKGSRGSLSSVMSSVGIQEQLVPVIHRLITSLENVSHGGSNWTAEASPSLHAGLSPSPSSANGQIEVANSTKAPLLGKSSKQDKKKAKEHVIAMRDIELEEHRKSTDRGVSIDSANSGSNNQAGAGSSIALQKDLGSMRIRSGSQSIRKKWCRQVRIVLAVDAAVCVILFVIWLWICHGIECIR from the exons ATGCTCAAGGCTTGCCTTTTTCGGAG ACTACAAGTGGAATTGCGTATTAACTCTAACGGTGTACTAGTGATGGGTTCCGTTCAAAATACAGTTTACTACTGTTGTGTGTCAAGGGGTAACCGGATCCTCTACGTGCATAGTAGCGGAGATGGTGAAATTGACAACTTGGCTTCTTTGTGTTTGGAAAAGACTCCTCCTTTTCATAGGTGGTATTTTGAGACGGTTGGTAAAAGGACTTATGGTTTCTTAATTGAAGATGCCTATGTTTATTTCACAATTGTTGATGATAGTTTGGGGAATACCGGGGTTCTTCAGTTTTTAGAGCATTTGAGAGACGAATTCAAGAAGGTATCCAGGAAGGGTTCAAGGGGAAGTTTGTCGAGTGTTATGAGTTCTGTTGGCATACAAGAACAGCTAGTTCCTGTTATCCACCGCTTGATCACCTCCTTGGAGAACGTTTCTCACGGTGGTAGCAATTGGACAGCTGAAGCTTCTCCATCACTTCATGCTGGTCTTTCTCCATCACCAAGTAGTGCCAATGGTCAAATTGAAGTTGCCAATTCTACAAAAGCCCCTCTCTTGGGGAAGTCCAGCAAGCAAGACAAGAAGAAGGCTAAAGAGCATGTGATTGCAATGAGAGACATCGAGTTGGAGGAACATAGGAAATCTACGGATAGAGGAGTCAGTATTGACTCAGCTAATTCGGGTTCCAATAACCAAGCTGGAGCAGGTTCTTCAATTGCATTACAAAAGGATTTGGGATCAATGAGGATTAGGTCAGGTTCTCAAAGCATTCGAAAGAAGTGGTGCCGCCAAGTGCGAATTGTCCTTGCCGTTGATGCAGCTGTTTGTGTTATACTGTTTGTGATTTGGTTATGGATTTGTCATGGTATCGAGTGCATCCGTTGA
- the LOC126621483 gene encoding RING-H2 finger protein ATL58-like produces MYQFLVFCIPILFTFILLFVFYLFYIRPRRLSWSSLRTTTSLPPPGNHTVELGLKKELREMLPIIVYKESFSVRDTQCSVCLGDYVAEDRLQQIPSCGHTFHIDCIDSWLSTHSTCPLCRSSLLSAHKYQNESPDVPVEPSHESSVAVNNSLTSLLQMPQACEETKATEFSGLRNGEPTSAQNSSKEDASSEWVDCKRGLRDAGNATQVHQHTGGSSDGLDLRH; encoded by the exons ATGTACCAATTCTTGGTGTTTTGCATCCCCATCTTGTTCACTTTCATCCTCCTTTTCGTCTTCTACTTGTTCTATATTCGCCCTCGACGCCTCAGTTGGTCCTCCCTCCGAACGACAACATCTCTTCCGCCTCCGGGGAATCACACT GTTGAGTTGGGGTTGAAGAAAGAGCTCAGGGAGATGCTGCCCATTATTGTATATAAGGAGAGCTTCTCCGTCAGAGATACACA ATGCTCAGTATGCCTGGGTGACTATGTAGCGGAGGATAGACTTCAACAGATACCATCCTGTGGCCATACATTTCACATTGATTGCATTGACAGCTGGCTTTCTACCCACAGCACTTGTCCACTCTGCCGCTCATCCCTCCTTTCTGCCCATAAATATCAAAATGAATCGCCTGATGTACCAGTGGAACCGAGTCATGAATCTTCTGTTGCAGTGAATAATAGTCTAACATCTCTTCTTCAGATGCCTCAGGCTTGTGAAGAAACAAAAGCTACAGAGTTTTCTGGGTTGAGGAATGGAGAACCAACAAGCGCCCAAAACAGttccaaagaagatgcaagTTCTGAGTGGGTTGATTGCAAGAGAGGATTGAGGGATGCAGGAAATGCAACTCAAGTGCATCAGCATACTGGTGGATCATCTG ATGGACTTGATTTGAGGCATTAG